In Nonomuraea sp. NBC_00507, the following are encoded in one genomic region:
- a CDS encoding CU044_2847 family protein — protein sequence MLPDPGYRGTLGPADLLEKFESRAGELGASIGAVAERVRAALEERLVRQDTEAWALSEVSLALSMSLEAESGVVIAKAKTGGTFQVSLKWTRGKT from the coding sequence GTGCTGCCCGATCCCGGTTATCGGGGCACGCTCGGCCCGGCTGATCTACTGGAGAAGTTCGAGAGCCGGGCCGGCGAGCTCGGCGCTTCGATCGGAGCGGTGGCCGAGCGCGTGCGCGCGGCCCTGGAGGAACGCCTGGTCCGGCAGGATACCGAGGCGTGGGCGCTGTCCGAGGTCAGTCTGGCGCTTTCGATGAGTCTGGAAGCCGAGAGCGGCGTGGTGATCGCGAAGGCCAAGACCGGCGGCACGTTCCAGGTGTCGCTGAAATGGACCAGAGGCAAGACATGA
- a CDS encoding trypsin-like peptidase domain-containing protein, whose protein sequence is MDQRQDMSRPAVGAVLTPEPRGTAFAVTDRLLLTCWHCLADPRDRTKLRSERVVLRLAPDVLVEGVYSDHDPRLDVALLELDPETPLPPGWRPVPLGRHAQAAGETRVVGLGWPTHNPSTVEPQSLPARVAVRRTTIHDGMPVIQLFSDEVAARMRPRGFSGGPVLVDTVTGQVAVGVICWMQEDDEDEGRAVGGTVYAVPVAEIIQRWPELGASLDAVDELAGDVDAPGRGQIANFIDTHLRGSQGTLPFAGRAAELDTLDAWLADPDAPPYHLVCGEAGAGKSTLLVRWATAVAAGQPWVRPVFVPVSLRYEATGAGEVFTNLLHRVARVHGVGYDYNAGEARARDALAALLSRPAPDGGTLLVIVDALDEAGWEPGPADFPRRPGPGVRIVLSARHTARRPSAEAWAEALNLPDTAVTRLGALCADDVAELLRQVRPQDPVDDIAPALWRLTRGDPVTTGLYLRDLADRPLVDLAALERAAPGLDGYFAMWEEEQERQWRARDAKRLKDGRRLLNLLAVAEGPVRLTELRSLAPRVGKALDADRLRQAVRLLDRLVLPGREPDSFLIAHPLITRMLRKRLDGDGDLAAYREAYVAWGREVMDALLARELSPTAVPTYLARHLAAHLVPDEAGAGVPMREAFALTHGLWRRARETGSDELDGYRADVRRVAARARAANQRAFEAGERLPYLPEQILCAAALAGERAALGTEMSHHLAAQLVRYGIWPPGRALSLLASEVFDSTRAHGLRSLAPYLGEEHLPALRQILEKSVDAFPEYLAPASAAYARRLLELGRVEDALAVAEWLPDDHRYRGLVHVWVVSELAPLLPAPLAERILIDAMDAVGVMDTFAACWLTKQVPVGLAESAGIRDRLVSAMQSRFDPGWRIGAEAFVAAARWLSRDVVDGVFQDVLFGPVTLDQQYELMPSLHHDGLFSVLPAEHAAHAAARVVAELDYTKRVVCLMQLLPLLEGDERERYAEVAFEQPELLRHLQMVELDVVCPALAAAGYAGRALRAVGAEDKDRLWTWLMAMWRYLTREETELALSITVHDAEDSVPDRPPRKWALARLAAFGPEEAGRALDLVYDQTDRQGLAPTLVWQLATYLPEGSLEPNQRASYREPWWERCTYPGAWRSWESGVRRYPNQVGQVLGDEPLDMLYAAATDMDEDDVPHLMALADAQPDPWVRLTVLAAGTHPPHPTVMEAIMAGLRRLRDEVVDESAYDGYPAQCPWLVRGIGDWTPFFVRLLSPAAAETVKPLLFEGGYLDGVARLHHSPFGSDHKRLDDWAHDVLALMPILSVAEIDALLELRGGDPGIKSESTRKAFEAAAASALAGLGEVERAYTLASWLGWQTQLIRSSAMADILPQLPTEGLLEWAAEVHRYFDDAKDRGQLWAVFHDRWAELGREEMWRAVDRWTTELPLDSRGGVIADILFYRSAIARLGGHAEAVRILDLLGVAR, encoded by the coding sequence ATGGACCAGAGGCAAGACATGAGCCGCCCCGCGGTCGGGGCGGTGCTGACGCCAGAGCCGCGCGGCACGGCGTTCGCCGTCACCGACCGGTTGTTGCTGACTTGCTGGCACTGCCTGGCCGATCCTCGGGACCGTACCAAGCTGCGGAGCGAGCGGGTGGTGCTGCGGTTGGCGCCGGATGTGCTGGTGGAGGGCGTTTACTCCGACCACGACCCGCGGCTGGACGTGGCGTTGCTGGAACTCGATCCGGAGACGCCGCTGCCACCGGGCTGGCGGCCCGTTCCGCTGGGGAGGCACGCGCAGGCGGCGGGGGAGACGCGGGTGGTGGGGCTGGGGTGGCCGACCCACAATCCGTCCACCGTCGAGCCGCAGTCCCTGCCTGCCAGGGTCGCGGTGCGGCGGACGACGATCCATGACGGCATGCCGGTGATCCAGCTGTTCTCGGATGAGGTGGCGGCACGCATGCGGCCACGCGGGTTCAGCGGCGGGCCTGTGCTGGTGGACACCGTCACGGGGCAGGTGGCGGTAGGCGTGATCTGCTGGATGCAGGAGGACGACGAAGACGAGGGGCGTGCGGTCGGGGGCACGGTTTACGCCGTTCCCGTCGCGGAGATCATCCAGCGCTGGCCCGAGCTGGGGGCATCACTCGACGCCGTCGACGAGCTGGCCGGGGACGTCGACGCGCCCGGGCGCGGGCAGATTGCGAACTTCATCGACACCCACTTACGCGGCAGCCAGGGCACGTTGCCGTTCGCCGGACGGGCCGCTGAGCTGGACACGCTCGACGCTTGGCTCGCCGATCCGGACGCGCCGCCGTACCACCTCGTCTGCGGTGAGGCGGGGGCGGGCAAGAGCACGCTGCTGGTGCGGTGGGCGACGGCGGTGGCGGCGGGCCAGCCGTGGGTGCGGCCGGTGTTCGTGCCGGTCAGCTTGCGTTATGAGGCCACCGGGGCCGGCGAGGTGTTCACGAACCTGTTGCATCGTGTCGCTCGCGTGCACGGGGTCGGCTACGACTACAACGCCGGCGAAGCGCGGGCCAGGGACGCGCTGGCGGCGTTGTTATCCCGGCCGGCACCCGACGGGGGGACGTTGCTCGTGATCGTGGACGCACTGGACGAGGCCGGCTGGGAGCCGGGACCGGCGGACTTTCCCCGGCGTCCGGGGCCGGGCGTGCGGATTGTGTTGTCCGCGCGGCACACCGCTCGCCGACCCTCGGCCGAGGCATGGGCGGAGGCGCTCAACCTGCCGGACACCGCGGTCACGCGGCTCGGAGCACTGTGCGCTGATGACGTCGCCGAGCTGCTGCGGCAGGTACGGCCACAGGACCCGGTCGACGACATCGCCCCGGCGTTGTGGCGGCTCACCCGAGGAGATCCGGTGACGACCGGCCTCTACCTGCGTGATCTGGCGGATCGGCCGCTCGTCGATCTCGCGGCGCTGGAGCGGGCCGCTCCAGGGCTGGACGGATATTTCGCGATGTGGGAGGAGGAGCAGGAGCGGCAGTGGCGGGCCCGCGACGCCAAGCGGCTCAAGGACGGCAGACGGTTGCTCAACCTGCTCGCCGTGGCCGAAGGCCCGGTACGCCTGACAGAGCTCCGCAGCCTGGCTCCCCGCGTGGGCAAGGCGTTGGACGCCGACCGGCTCCGCCAGGCCGTCAGGCTGCTGGACCGGCTGGTGCTGCCCGGTCGCGAGCCCGACAGCTTCCTCATCGCGCACCCGCTCATCACCCGCATGTTGCGCAAACGGCTGGACGGCGACGGCGATCTCGCCGCGTACCGGGAGGCGTACGTCGCGTGGGGGCGCGAGGTCATGGACGCGCTGCTGGCCCGCGAGCTGTCGCCGACCGCCGTGCCCACGTATCTGGCGCGCCATCTCGCGGCGCACCTGGTGCCCGACGAGGCGGGGGCGGGCGTGCCGATGCGGGAGGCGTTCGCGTTGACGCACGGTCTGTGGCGGCGGGCCAGGGAGACCGGCTCGGACGAGCTGGACGGCTACCGCGCCGACGTACGGCGGGTGGCGGCCCGGGCGCGTGCCGCGAACCAGCGGGCCTTCGAGGCGGGCGAGCGGCTGCCGTACCTGCCCGAGCAGATCTTGTGCGCGGCGGCCTTGGCCGGCGAGCGGGCGGCGCTGGGCACGGAGATGAGCCACCACCTCGCGGCCCAGCTCGTGCGGTACGGGATCTGGCCGCCGGGCCGGGCGCTGTCCCTGCTGGCCAGTGAGGTCTTCGACAGCACCAGAGCGCATGGCCTGCGGAGCCTGGCGCCATACCTCGGCGAGGAACACCTGCCGGCGTTGCGGCAGATCCTGGAGAAGTCGGTGGACGCCTTCCCGGAGTATCTCGCCCCGGCGAGTGCCGCCTACGCGCGGCGGCTGCTGGAGCTGGGCCGGGTCGAGGACGCGCTGGCGGTCGCCGAATGGCTGCCCGACGACCACCGATATCGCGGGCTCGTGCACGTGTGGGTGGTGAGCGAGCTGGCGCCGCTGCTGCCCGCGCCGCTCGCCGAGCGGATCCTGATCGACGCGATGGACGCGGTCGGCGTCATGGACACCTTCGCGGCGTGCTGGCTGACCAAGCAGGTGCCGGTGGGGCTGGCCGAGTCCGCGGGGATCAGGGACAGGCTGGTCTCGGCGATGCAGTCACGCTTCGACCCAGGGTGGCGGATCGGCGCCGAGGCGTTCGTGGCGGCGGCGCGGTGGTTGTCCCGCGACGTGGTGGACGGCGTGTTCCAGGATGTCCTCTTCGGCCCGGTCACCCTCGACCAGCAGTACGAGCTCATGCCGAGCCTCCACCACGACGGGCTGTTCAGCGTCCTGCCGGCGGAGCACGCCGCGCACGCGGCCGCACGGGTGGTCGCCGAGCTGGACTACACCAAGCGGGTGGTCTGCCTGATGCAGCTGCTTCCGCTGCTCGAGGGGGACGAGCGGGAGCGGTACGCCGAGGTGGCCTTCGAGCAGCCGGAGCTGCTGAGGCACCTGCAGATGGTGGAGCTCGACGTGGTGTGCCCTGCCCTGGCCGCGGCCGGATACGCCGGCAGGGCGCTGCGGGCCGTCGGGGCCGAGGACAAGGATCGTCTCTGGACGTGGCTGATGGCCATGTGGCGGTACTTGACGCGGGAGGAGACCGAGCTGGCGTTGAGTATCACCGTGCACGATGCGGAGGATTCCGTACCGGACCGGCCTCCGCGCAAGTGGGCGCTGGCCAGGCTGGCGGCTTTCGGGCCGGAGGAGGCCGGGCGAGCGCTCGACCTGGTCTACGACCAGACGGACCGGCAAGGGCTGGCGCCGACGCTGGTGTGGCAGCTGGCCACGTATCTGCCCGAGGGGTCGCTCGAGCCCAACCAGCGGGCGTCGTACCGCGAGCCCTGGTGGGAGCGCTGCACCTATCCGGGGGCCTGGCGTTCGTGGGAGAGCGGCGTCAGGCGCTACCCCAATCAGGTGGGTCAGGTGCTCGGCGACGAGCCCCTGGACATGCTCTACGCGGCCGCCACCGACATGGACGAGGACGATGTCCCGCACCTGATGGCCCTGGCCGACGCCCAGCCCGATCCTTGGGTGCGCCTCACGGTGCTGGCGGCGGGCACCCATCCGCCGCACCCCACGGTGATGGAGGCCATCATGGCCGGGCTGCGGCGGCTGCGTGACGAGGTCGTCGATGAGTCCGCCTACGACGGCTATCCGGCGCAATGCCCGTGGCTGGTGCGCGGCATCGGCGACTGGACGCCGTTCTTCGTCCGGCTGCTGTCGCCGGCGGCGGCCGAGACCGTCAAGCCGCTGCTTTTCGAGGGAGGCTATCTCGATGGGGTGGCGCGCCTGCACCACTCTCCTTTCGGCAGCGACCACAAGCGGCTCGACGACTGGGCGCACGACGTTCTGGCGCTCATGCCGATCCTGTCGGTGGCCGAGATCGACGCCCTGCTGGAGCTCAGGGGAGGGGACCCCGGGATCAAGTCGGAGAGCACGCGCAAGGCGTTCGAGGCCGCCGCGGCGAGCGCCCTCGCGGGCCTGGGGGAGGTGGAGCGGGCCTACACGCTGGCGAGTTGGCTCGGGTGGCAGACGCAGCTGATCAGGTCGTCGGCCATGGCGGATATCCTTCCCCAACTTCCCACGGAAGGCCTGCTGGAGTGGGCAGCCGAGGTGCATCGATACTTCGACGACGCCAAGGACCGGGGGCAGCTGTGGGCGGTGTTCCACGATCGGTGGGCGGAGCTGGGGCGGGAGGAGATGTGGCGGGCGGTCGATCGGTGGACCACTGAGCTGCCGCTCGACAGCCGCGGCGGCGTCATCGCCGACATCCTCTTCTACCGGTCGGCCATCGCCCGGCTGGGTGGGCACGCTGAGGCGGTCCGCATTCTCGATCTGCTGGGAGTGGCGCGTTAA
- a CDS encoding Lrp/AsnC family transcriptional regulator produces MDELDTRLLVTMRANPRVGLTELARLLGVARGTVQARVEKLTARGVIEDFGPTVSPAAAGHPILAFVWLQIAQGRLEEAVAALRAVPQILEVHGTSGQHDLLCRVVARSTDHLQEVIARVLASPAVQRTDTTIALSTQIPYRIEPLLERG; encoded by the coding sequence ATGGACGAGCTGGACACCAGGTTGCTCGTGACCATGCGGGCCAACCCGCGCGTCGGCCTGACGGAGCTCGCCCGTCTCCTGGGCGTCGCCAGGGGCACGGTGCAGGCCAGGGTGGAGAAGCTGACCGCACGCGGGGTGATCGAGGACTTCGGGCCCACGGTGTCGCCGGCCGCGGCCGGGCATCCGATCCTGGCGTTCGTCTGGCTGCAGATCGCTCAGGGCCGGCTGGAGGAGGCGGTGGCGGCACTGCGTGCCGTGCCGCAGATCCTGGAGGTGCACGGGACGAGCGGCCAGCACGACCTGCTCTGCCGGGTGGTCGCCAGGAGCACCGATCATCTGCAGGAGGTCATCGCCCGCGTCCTGGCCTCGCCCGCCGTGCAGCGTACGGACACCACGATCGCCCTGTCCACCCAGATCCCGTACCGCATCGAGCCCCTGCTCGAACGGGGTTAA
- a CDS encoding phenylalanine 4-monooxygenase has product MFEEAQYFAPVAAQADGSVVVELSASHPGFADPVYRARRNAIAKLAVDYRPGTPIPAAQYTEQEHEVWAMVSRELAVKHATYATAEYLDGVERLGLPAERIPQLEEVSRLLEPLTGFRYLPAAGLVPLRDFYGVLADGFFHSTQYIRHHSVPFYTPEPDVVHEVIGHANALASSRYAALYRLAGQAARRVEGEEALEFVSKVFWFTLEFGVMAERGELRAYGAGILSSYGEIEEFRAMDIRPLDLAAMGTTHYDITKYQDVLFRADSLEHLEDVVGGFWDTCDDDSIAKLLAAAV; this is encoded by the coding sequence ATGTTTGAGGAAGCGCAATACTTCGCCCCGGTCGCGGCCCAGGCCGACGGGTCGGTGGTGGTCGAGCTCTCGGCGTCGCATCCCGGGTTCGCCGACCCGGTCTACCGGGCGCGGCGTAACGCGATCGCGAAGCTCGCGGTCGACTATCGTCCCGGCACGCCCATTCCCGCGGCCCAGTACACCGAGCAGGAGCATGAGGTGTGGGCGATGGTCAGCAGGGAGCTGGCGGTCAAGCACGCCACGTACGCCACGGCGGAGTACCTCGACGGCGTGGAGCGGCTGGGGCTGCCGGCCGAGCGCATCCCGCAGCTGGAGGAGGTCTCGCGGCTCCTGGAGCCGCTGACCGGGTTCCGGTATCTGCCGGCGGCGGGGCTGGTGCCGCTGCGGGACTTCTATGGGGTGCTCGCGGACGGGTTCTTCCACTCGACGCAGTACATCCGCCACCATTCCGTGCCCTTCTACACGCCGGAGCCGGACGTCGTCCACGAGGTGATCGGGCATGCCAACGCGCTCGCCAGCTCCCGCTATGCCGCCCTCTATCGCCTGGCCGGCCAGGCGGCGCGGCGGGTCGAGGGGGAGGAGGCGCTGGAGTTCGTGTCGAAGGTGTTCTGGTTCACGCTGGAGTTCGGGGTGATGGCGGAGCGGGGCGAGCTCCGGGCGTACGGGGCGGGGATTCTGTCGTCGTACGGGGAGATCGAGGAGTTCCGCGCCATGGACATCAGGCCGCTGGATCTGGCGGCCATGGGCACGACGCACTACGACATCACGAAATATCAGGACGTGCTGTTCCGGGCGGACTCCTTGGAACACCTGGAAGACGTCGTGGGTGGCTTCTGGGACACCTGTGACGACGACTCGATCGCGAAACTGCTCGCCGCCGCCGTCTAG
- a CDS encoding serine hydrolase has protein sequence MIRGRRQASARVVLALALVLSLVTAPVEPRSERPRGPLWAVPVAREATLAWIESIAAEEAVGPIPAKQITKRLDRYLAGRPGPVTAMVKDLATGRLYRYHPGERLITASSAKVQILMALLLKTPWKKVPEAVRRDAELMIRYSDNHAADRLWLRIGGAPGFTKAGRRFGLKHTQGVAGDCLDLYCWGITRTSVDDQIRLMSALVSGKSPLKGAERERVLGLMGKVVDGQDWGISAAACRGERVALKNGWLKRVSTKRWAVISVGLIRGDGHDYAVAVLTEGSSDVGYGIATVEGVAKRIMQDFRSCPE, from the coding sequence GTGATCAGGGGCCGGCGGCAGGCGTCAGCACGGGTGGTGCTCGCGCTCGCCCTGGTCCTGTCACTGGTCACGGCACCCGTGGAGCCACGTTCCGAACGGCCCCGAGGTCCCCTGTGGGCGGTGCCCGTGGCCCGGGAGGCGACCCTGGCGTGGATCGAGAGCATCGCGGCCGAGGAGGCCGTGGGGCCGATCCCGGCCAAACAGATCACCAAACGGCTCGACCGCTATCTGGCCGGCCGCCCTGGGCCGGTCACCGCCATGGTCAAGGACCTGGCGACCGGGCGGCTCTACCGTTACCACCCGGGCGAGCGGCTGATCACCGCGAGCAGCGCCAAGGTCCAGATCCTCATGGCGTTGCTGCTCAAGACACCGTGGAAGAAGGTGCCCGAGGCGGTCAGGCGGGACGCCGAGCTGATGATCCGCTACAGCGACAACCACGCCGCCGACCGGCTCTGGTTACGCATCGGCGGGGCGCCGGGATTCACCAAGGCCGGGCGGCGGTTCGGGCTGAAACACACGCAGGGCGTCGCCGGTGACTGCCTCGACCTCTATTGCTGGGGCATCACCCGGACGTCGGTGGACGACCAGATCCGGCTCATGAGCGCCCTGGTGTCCGGCAAGAGCCCGCTCAAGGGCGCGGAGCGCGAGCGGGTACTCGGGCTCATGGGCAAGGTCGTCGACGGCCAGGACTGGGGCATCAGCGCCGCCGCGTGCCGGGGCGAGCGGGTGGCGTTGAAGAACGGCTGGCTCAAGCGCGTCTCGACCAAGCGCTGGGCCGTGATCAGCGTGGGCCTGATCAGGGGCGACGGCCACGACTACGCCGTGGCCGTGCTCACCGAGGGCAGCTCCGACGTCGGGTACGGGATCGCGACGGTCGAAGGCGTCGCCAAAAGGATCATGCAGGACTTCCGGTCATGCCCGGAGTGA
- a CDS encoding response regulator transcription factor, with translation MTQQQAASTMHGDTRTKPVLLIADPDSAVVEALATALEREGVAVTGAPDGAQGLLQAGALQPDVVLVSATLPVIDAVEFVRAVRLARAVPVLLGVGEGHAEQAVRALAAGAAACVARPYRVLELLPFIQASSPESRKVLIVGGVELDVQAYQVRVGGRAVHLPLREFELLQYLMRNADRTVTREQIMRNVWHTAATTSTNTIAVHVKRLRARLGDEDDQLIQTVRGVGYRLVTPGMTGSPA, from the coding sequence ATGACCCAGCAGCAGGCGGCATCCACGATGCACGGGGACACGAGGACCAAGCCCGTACTGCTCATCGCCGACCCCGACAGCGCCGTGGTCGAGGCATTGGCCACCGCCCTCGAACGCGAGGGCGTGGCCGTCACCGGCGCACCTGACGGCGCTCAGGGGCTGCTGCAGGCGGGAGCCCTGCAGCCGGACGTGGTGCTCGTCTCGGCCACGCTCCCGGTCATCGACGCGGTCGAGTTCGTGCGCGCGGTACGGCTCGCGCGAGCCGTACCGGTGCTGCTCGGCGTCGGCGAGGGGCACGCCGAGCAGGCTGTGCGCGCTCTCGCGGCCGGCGCGGCCGCCTGCGTGGCCCGGCCTTACCGGGTGCTTGAGCTGCTGCCGTTCATCCAGGCGTCCTCGCCCGAGTCGCGCAAGGTGCTGATCGTGGGCGGGGTCGAGCTGGACGTGCAGGCCTACCAGGTACGCGTGGGCGGGCGGGCCGTGCACCTGCCGCTGCGGGAGTTCGAGCTGCTGCAATACCTCATGCGCAACGCCGACCGCACGGTCACCCGCGAGCAGATCATGCGCAACGTGTGGCACACCGCCGCCACCACCTCGACGAACACGATCGCCGTGCACGTCAAGCGGCTGCGGGCGCGGCTGGGCGACGAGGACGACCAGCTCATCCAGACCGTGCGCGGCGTGGGCTACCGGCTGGTCACTCCGGGCATGACCGGAAGTCCTGCATGA
- the pstB gene encoding phosphate ABC transporter ATP-binding protein PstB encodes MTEIGTPMANVTVRGPEAPRNLEALDPVFTVSDLSVFYGDYEAVREVDMLIGNREITAMIGPSGCGKSTVLRCFNRMNDLIPGARPAGKILYHGEDLYGDHVDPIEVRRRIGMVFQKPNPFPKSIYDNIAYGPRVNGTKGKMDELVEQALTRAALWDEVKDKLKQNALSLSGGQQQRLCIARAIAVSPEVILMDEPCSALDPIATTKIEDLMQELARDYTIVIVTHNMQQAARVSHRTAFFTAEVDGKGVRHGRLVEYDETSRIFTNPSDKRTEDYITGRFG; translated from the coding sequence ATGACTGAGATAGGAACCCCCATGGCGAACGTCACCGTCCGTGGTCCCGAGGCCCCCCGTAATCTCGAGGCCCTGGATCCGGTCTTCACCGTCTCCGACCTCAGCGTTTTCTACGGCGACTACGAGGCCGTGCGCGAGGTCGACATGCTGATCGGCAATCGCGAGATCACCGCCATGATCGGCCCCTCCGGTTGCGGCAAGAGCACGGTGCTGCGGTGCTTCAACCGGATGAACGACCTCATCCCCGGCGCCCGCCCGGCCGGCAAGATCCTCTACCACGGTGAGGACCTCTACGGCGACCACGTGGACCCCATTGAGGTACGCCGCCGGATCGGCATGGTCTTCCAGAAGCCCAACCCCTTCCCCAAGTCGATTTACGACAACATCGCCTACGGCCCCCGCGTCAACGGCACGAAGGGCAAGATGGACGAGCTGGTCGAGCAGGCGCTCACCCGGGCGGCCCTGTGGGACGAGGTCAAGGACAAGCTCAAGCAGAACGCCCTGTCCCTGTCCGGCGGTCAGCAGCAGCGCCTGTGCATCGCGCGGGCCATCGCGGTCAGCCCCGAGGTCATCCTCATGGACGAGCCGTGCTCGGCCCTCGACCCGATCGCCACCACCAAGATCGAAGACCTGATGCAGGAGCTGGCGCGCGATTACACGATCGTGATCGTCACGCACAACATGCAGCAGGCCGCTCGCGTCTCCCACCGCACCGCGTTCTTCACCGCCGAGGTCGACGGCAAGGGCGTGCGGCACGGCCGCCTCGTGGAGTACGACGAGACCAGCCGTATCTTCACCAACCCATCCGACAAGCGCACCGAGGACTACATCACGGGACGCTTCGGCTGA